The Verrucomicrobium spinosum DSM 4136 = JCM 18804 genome includes a region encoding these proteins:
- the vccD gene encoding Verru_Chthon cassette protein D, whose protein sequence is MRTEHPSSAASRGEAFTLIEMMVVIAMVAMLVALSSFSIGSALSAQQLTSSSARFTNELAYAAQLAARENRMVGVRFLRREQEVGGGKSYFQGWQLMVPDRTTGKWRPFGEVNLLEKSTIMLGQEAWSTLLARSPLVNASAVDDVDTTPPVFAFKPEGGTTLPRGASVPKWCVTLALATDWERSPDALPSNYRTLVLNASTGAVVLY, encoded by the coding sequence GTGAGAACTGAACATCCCTCCTCTGCGGCCTCGCGCGGCGAAGCCTTCACCTTGATCGAGATGATGGTCGTCATCGCCATGGTGGCAATGTTGGTGGCGCTCTCTTCCTTCTCCATCGGCTCAGCACTCTCGGCGCAGCAGCTCACATCATCGTCAGCGCGCTTCACGAATGAGCTCGCTTATGCCGCGCAACTGGCGGCCCGGGAGAACCGCATGGTCGGCGTCCGCTTCCTCCGCCGGGAGCAGGAGGTCGGCGGCGGCAAGAGCTATTTCCAAGGCTGGCAGCTTATGGTGCCGGACCGCACCACTGGAAAGTGGAGGCCGTTCGGTGAGGTGAATCTGCTGGAGAAGTCCACCATCATGCTCGGTCAGGAGGCCTGGTCCACCTTGCTGGCCCGCTCACCCCTCGTGAACGCCTCCGCCGTGGATGATGTGGACACCACCCCGCCCGTGTTTGCCTTCAAACCCGAGGGAGGCACGACTCTGCCGCGTGGCGCTTCTGTTCCAAAGTGGTGCGTCACCCTCGCCCTCGCCACCGACTGGGAGCGCTCGCCAGATGCCCTGCCGTCGAACTACCGCACCCTTGTGCTGAATGCCAGCACGGGGGCGGTTGTACTTTATTGA
- a CDS encoding DUF2293 domain-containing protein: protein MPDTESESLFIVFFSKQNEKCSRCSRPIMQGALLCVYRNQKLTCTGCEGLGDHLLLPAGDVALTRRATKHSNVAHPVYSPEKRRNRYERRGTLVEAYALQLAEAECEADAADREVKRAKDAVRREKLDQEYIAVFAMRIRQLYPSCPEGLESEIAMHACEKHSGRVGRREAAREELDDESLKLAVRAHIRHTETPYDKLFERGYKKEQARDAVIDIVNRVERKWAVE, encoded by the coding sequence ATGCCCGATACCGAGTCAGAAAGCCTCTTCATTGTCTTCTTCAGTAAACAAAACGAAAAATGCTCCCGCTGCAGCCGCCCCATCATGCAGGGGGCCCTGCTATGCGTGTACCGGAATCAAAAACTGACTTGCACCGGTTGCGAGGGACTGGGAGACCACCTGCTGCTGCCCGCGGGGGATGTGGCACTGACCCGCCGGGCCACCAAACACTCCAACGTCGCGCATCCGGTCTATTCACCTGAAAAGCGGCGCAATCGGTATGAGCGACGCGGCACGCTCGTGGAAGCCTATGCTCTCCAGCTCGCTGAGGCGGAATGCGAGGCCGATGCGGCGGATCGTGAGGTGAAACGCGCCAAGGACGCCGTGCGACGGGAGAAGCTGGACCAGGAGTACATCGCGGTGTTTGCGATGCGCATCCGTCAGCTCTACCCCTCCTGCCCTGAGGGGTTGGAATCGGAGATCGCCATGCATGCGTGTGAGAAACACTCTGGCCGCGTGGGCCGGCGCGAAGCCGCCCGTGAAGAACTTGATGACGAGTCCCTGAAGCTCGCGGTTCGAGCCCATATCCGCCACACCGAGACGCCTTACGACAAACTCTTCGAGAGAGGCTACAAGAAGGAACAGGCGCGCGACGCAGTGATCGACATCGTGAACCGCGTGGAGCGCAAGTGGGCGGTGGAGTAG
- a CDS encoding J domain-containing protein yields MTNAFDILALPARLSLDEGTLQQAYLSRSRLAHPDHGGSDREASEVNAAYEVLKAPDKRVKHLLEFAAPEAARSWRTVPLDERMMSLFSSIGQTLDVSAKFVERKVRAQSALAKALLANEEMQQRERLEKLGIAISSRLSEMESALPELDTRLESDPASLETWKEIAALQARMAYLTKWQAQIRERLLQLMM; encoded by the coding sequence GTGACCAACGCTTTTGATATCCTCGCCCTTCCCGCCCGTCTGTCTCTGGACGAGGGCACTCTGCAACAGGCTTATCTGAGCCGGAGCAGACTGGCGCATCCGGATCACGGGGGCAGTGACCGCGAAGCCTCAGAAGTCAACGCGGCTTATGAAGTGCTGAAGGCCCCGGACAAGCGGGTGAAGCATCTTCTTGAGTTCGCCGCCCCGGAGGCCGCCCGGAGCTGGCGCACCGTGCCGCTGGATGAGCGGATGATGAGCCTGTTCTCCAGCATCGGCCAGACGCTGGATGTCTCCGCCAAGTTCGTGGAGCGGAAGGTTCGCGCCCAGAGTGCGCTGGCCAAGGCGCTCCTGGCCAACGAGGAGATGCAACAGCGCGAGCGGCTTGAGAAACTGGGCATCGCCATCTCTTCCCGTCTGAGTGAGATGGAATCCGCGCTGCCTGAGCTGGACACCCGGCTGGAGTCGGATCCCGCCAGTCTGGAGACGTGGAAGGAAATCGCCGCCCTCCAGGCCCGAATGGCCTACCTGACCAAGTGGCAGGCGCAGATCCGCGAACGGCTGCTGCAACTGATGATGTAG